The following proteins are co-located in the Massilia litorea genome:
- a CDS encoding J domain-containing protein has protein sequence MKNYYSVLGVLPTAELAVIRAAYRALCQIYHPDKYSGNKDYAEALTKELNEAWSVLSDAEKRRQYDKAIGSQQQFADTSGSERVEQPFRETLIQSFPELQTIAEYYFDIWDLIERLQKVSRQLATGFVATLLQTKAYKGRAELAKQLEQRFFISYFGKDKRIQEFARGLIAAGNREAALELNKAVTIFGSGIEADLIINKISVKYDLGGNDPQPGFATSAQKDRNRNPERSARQNETQHDASSSDQSIISHSIKRLEKMRSAAYLPSPNDWLSATKTLRSALEISLTFKSSRKSMFSSEEIAVFHLGKKTWDVPLKSQELRVWVTQELIPMAERKLQRE, from the coding sequence ATGAAAAATTACTATTCAGTGCTCGGTGTGTTACCAACGGCCGAACTTGCCGTTATACGTGCGGCGTACCGCGCACTATGCCAGATATACCACCCAGATAAATACAGTGGTAACAAAGATTATGCTGAGGCCCTGACGAAAGAACTTAACGAGGCTTGGTCGGTGCTTTCGGATGCTGAGAAGCGCCGGCAGTATGACAAGGCTATCGGGAGCCAGCAGCAGTTTGCCGACACATCCGGCTCAGAGCGTGTTGAACAGCCCTTCCGGGAAACCCTCATCCAGAGCTTTCCTGAACTGCAGACTATTGCAGAATATTACTTCGATATTTGGGACTTGATCGAACGCCTGCAGAAGGTTTCCCGGCAGTTGGCAACCGGGTTCGTCGCAACTCTCCTGCAAACAAAAGCATATAAAGGACGGGCAGAGCTTGCGAAGCAGCTGGAGCAACGCTTTTTCATTTCGTATTTCGGAAAAGACAAAAGAATTCAGGAGTTCGCAAGAGGCCTGATCGCTGCGGGAAATAGAGAGGCAGCGCTGGAGCTTAATAAGGCAGTAACGATTTTTGGCTCTGGTATCGAAGCGGATTTGATCATAAACAAAATATCGGTGAAGTATGACCTTGGCGGGAATGATCCTCAGCCGGGCTTCGCGACAAGCGCGCAGAAGGACCGAAATAGAAACCCCGAGCGCTCCGCACGCCAAAACGAAACGCAGCACGACGCGAGCTCCTCTGACCAGAGCATCATCTCGCATTCCATAAAAAGGCTGGAAAAAATGCGCTCTGCGGCTTATCTACCCTCGCCCAACGATTGGCTGAGTGCAACTAAAACGCTGAGGTCCGCTCTCGAAATATCATTAACATTCAAAAGCTCCCGGAAGAGCATGTTCTCCTCTGAGGAGATAGCGGTTTTTCATCTTGGAAAAAAAACCTGGGACGTGCCCTTGAAGTCACAGGAATTGAGGGTATGGGTTACCCAAGAACTGATTCCGATGGCGGAAAGAAAACTGCAACGTGAATGA
- a CDS encoding ADP-ribosylglycohydrolase family protein: MNTLDRFRGCLIGLACGDAIGTTVEFRPRGSFNPVTDMVGGGPFALQPGQWTDDTSMALCLATSLLECNAFDATDQMQRYCWWMDEGYLSSTGDCFDIGMTVVAALRRFRRTGEPFSGSTDPRSAGNGCLMRLAPIPMFYFGDREIAIAQSGNSARTTHGALECVDACRLFGAMLWLALSGATKEIILFGHGINDMQPERLTSIARGDYRDRDVSTIRGNGYVVDSLEAALSCFARTDNFEQAILLATNLGEDADTTAAICGQLAGAFYGVNGIPTRWRSLVTMADVIEGLTDKLFERASNDS, from the coding sequence ATGAATACGCTTGACCGCTTTCGTGGATGTCTAATCGGCCTGGCTTGTGGCGACGCTATCGGCACGACCGTTGAGTTTCGCCCACGCGGCAGTTTTAATCCGGTGACCGACATGGTCGGAGGTGGACCGTTTGCTTTGCAACCTGGACAGTGGACCGATGACACCTCAATGGCGCTGTGCTTAGCCACCAGCCTACTCGAGTGCAACGCATTCGATGCCACCGACCAGATGCAACGCTACTGTTGGTGGATGGACGAGGGTTACCTGAGCAGTACTGGGGACTGCTTTGACATCGGCATGACGGTCGTTGCGGCGCTGCGTAGGTTTCGACGCACTGGAGAACCGTTCAGCGGCAGCACTGACCCACGCTCGGCGGGCAATGGCTGTTTAATGCGTCTGGCTCCAATCCCGATGTTTTACTTCGGCGACCGCGAGATAGCGATTGCGCAATCGGGTAATAGTGCCAGAACGACGCACGGTGCCCTGGAATGTGTGGATGCCTGCCGGTTGTTCGGCGCCATGCTCTGGCTGGCGCTATCGGGTGCCACCAAAGAGATAATCCTCTTTGGCCACGGCATAAACGATATGCAGCCGGAACGGCTGACATCGATAGCACGCGGAGATTACCGTGACCGAGATGTATCCACGATCCGCGGTAATGGGTACGTAGTTGACAGCCTAGAAGCCGCGCTCTCGTGCTTCGCCCGTACCGATAATTTCGAACAGGCGATCCTCCTTGCTACCAACTTGGGCGAAGATGCTGATACGACTGCCGCAATCTGCGGTCAGTTAGCAGGTGCGTTTTATGGCGTGAATGGGATTCCTACCCGGTGGAGGTCGCTTGTGACTATGGCGGACGTAATCGAGGGTTTGACAGACAAACTATTTGAACGGGCATCAAACGACAGTTGA
- a CDS encoding replication initiation factor domain-containing protein: protein MSMSLWKTLLIDRIHMNISITTDYLYKCACGQLWGMHDIQKDLLPQGRITVSKGKYSTRIGFYPDKKRKIADIEVGQAHKNRYLKLSLYPPKFVGDEFSRFKEILDSLLPDFSYAKFFFESHVSYIEIACDSLTHLAHTFIPFRQKTNHSRIFCDKHGVKGATYLGSRASNLLFCIYNKTKHLIETKKLPAHKLHTRIEARSRKLKLAPAELLLKMPNPFHRLWIADINKASTLSEDPEWLLFLGACATIGSAAALANLKKKDRKVFMDRLFAARATWWTPAFRWTGLAAALEQIAP from the coding sequence ATGAGCATGTCGCTATGGAAAACGCTACTGATCGATCGCATTCATATGAATATATCGATCACGACAGACTATCTGTATAAATGTGCGTGCGGGCAACTATGGGGTATGCATGACATACAAAAAGATCTGCTCCCGCAGGGAAGAATCACCGTAAGCAAGGGCAAATACTCGACTCGCATCGGATTTTATCCGGACAAAAAGAGGAAGATTGCCGATATCGAGGTAGGACAAGCACATAAGAATCGTTACTTGAAGCTAAGTCTATACCCGCCAAAATTCGTTGGCGATGAGTTTTCCAGGTTTAAGGAAATCTTGGACAGTCTGCTCCCAGACTTTAGCTACGCTAAATTCTTCTTCGAGTCTCATGTTTCCTATATCGAGATTGCATGCGATTCGCTTACGCATCTGGCCCACACCTTCATTCCTTTTCGACAAAAGACAAATCATTCTCGCATTTTTTGCGACAAACACGGCGTGAAAGGAGCCACCTATTTAGGGAGTCGAGCTAGCAATTTGCTTTTTTGCATTTATAACAAGACAAAACATCTGATAGAAACCAAAAAGTTACCGGCTCATAAACTTCACACTCGTATAGAAGCAAGATCGCGGAAACTGAAACTAGCACCTGCTGAGTTGTTACTCAAAATGCCGAATCCATTCCATCGCCTTTGGATCGCAGACATTAACAAGGCCAGCACTCTCTCTGAAGATCCTGAGTGGCTACTTTTCTTGGGTGCATGCGCGACTATAGGATCCGCAGCAGCTTTGGCAAACTTGAAAAAAAAAGATAGGAAGGTTTTTATGGATAGACTGTTCGCTGCTCGCGCAACTTGGTGGACACCAGCGTTCCGCTGGACTGGTCTAGCAGCCGCACTAGAACAGATCGCTCCTTAA